A DNA window from Caulobacter mirabilis contains the following coding sequences:
- a CDS encoding DUF1428 domain-containing protein — translation MPYVDGFVLAVPKENLEAYRKVTELAGSVWMDHGALSYMECVADDVPDGEVTSFLKAVQAKPDEVVFFSWITYRDRASRDEINAKVMADPRLQGPSEMPFDGKRMIYGGFQSFTMMPNWEA, via the coding sequence ATGCCCTACGTCGACGGTTTCGTGCTCGCGGTCCCCAAGGAGAATCTGGAGGCCTACAGGAAGGTCACCGAACTGGCCGGCAGCGTCTGGATGGATCACGGCGCGCTGAGCTACATGGAATGCGTCGCCGACGATGTGCCGGACGGCGAGGTGACCTCCTTCCTCAAGGCCGTGCAGGCCAAGCCGGACGAGGTCGTGTTCTTCTCCTGGATCACCTACCGGGACCGCGCCAGCCGCGACGAGATCAACGCCAAGGTCATGGCGGACCCGCGCCTGCAGGGGCCGAGCGAGATGCCGTTCGACGGCAAACGCATGATCTACGGCGGCTTCCAGAGCTTCACGATGATGCCGAACTGGGAAGCCTAG
- a CDS encoding glutathione S-transferase family protein, protein MVNGPLTVYGALGSGSVPVEAAMTLIGLDHEVVEGATWEHDPEVLERVRRVNPMVQIPTVVLPSGEILTESGAILVWLADNHPEARLAPPVGHPLRGQFLRWMTFIPASIYSMFWVRDVPSRLAGPDPEAGERVKRATAERIADCWRMMDEQIAPAGDYLLGDAPSVLDLYVTVVSRWGPGRNRFYREAPKMTPIVKRVDADPRLKAFWADRFPFEPGWER, encoded by the coding sequence ATGGTGAATGGCCCCCTGACCGTCTACGGCGCCCTCGGATCGGGCAGCGTGCCCGTCGAGGCGGCGATGACCCTGATCGGCCTGGACCACGAGGTGGTCGAGGGCGCGACCTGGGAGCACGATCCGGAGGTGCTCGAGCGGGTGCGCCGGGTGAACCCGATGGTTCAGATCCCGACCGTGGTGCTGCCGTCCGGCGAGATCCTGACCGAGAGCGGCGCGATCCTGGTCTGGCTGGCGGACAACCACCCCGAGGCGCGCCTGGCGCCGCCGGTCGGCCATCCGCTGCGGGGCCAGTTCCTGCGCTGGATGACCTTCATTCCGGCCTCGATCTACTCGATGTTCTGGGTGCGGGACGTGCCTTCCCGACTGGCCGGACCAGACCCGGAGGCCGGCGAGCGGGTGAAGCGGGCCACCGCCGAGCGCATCGCCGACTGCTGGCGGATGATGGACGAGCAGATCGCGCCGGCCGGCGATTATCTGCTGGGCGACGCCCCGTCGGTGCTGGACCTGTACGTCACGGTGGTCAGCCGGTGGGGCCCAGGGCGCAACCGCTTCTATCGCGAGGCGCCGAAGATGACGCCGATCGTCAAGCGCGTGGACGCCGATCCGCGGCTGAAGGCCTTCTGGGCCGACCGCTTCCCGTTCGAGCCGGGTTGGGAGCGATAG
- a CDS encoding ribonucleotide-diphosphate reductase subunit beta, translated as MASSKLITTPGLLTSSAAYKPFRYPWAFDMWKKQQQVHWMPEEVPLGEDMKDWAVNLSDGERNLLTQIFRFFTQADIEVQDNYMERYGRVFKPTEVKMMLASFANMETIHIAAYALLLETIGMPESEFAAFLEYEAMRDKHDFMQKFGVETNADICRTLAMFGGFAEGLQLFASFAMLMNFPRFNKMKGMGQIVSWSVRDESLHCEGIIKLYHAFNKETGAVTKAVADDIIDCCKTVVEMEDKFIDLAFEMGPVQGMVPDDIKTYIRFIADWRLRQLQLPEVYGVKENPLPWLQSLLSGVEHANFFEARATEYSKAATKGQWHGEEGVWGEFDRLMARRNENLLPAE; from the coding sequence ATGGCCTCGTCCAAGCTGATCACCACGCCCGGCCTGCTCACCTCGTCGGCGGCCTACAAGCCGTTCCGCTATCCGTGGGCGTTCGACATGTGGAAGAAGCAGCAGCAAGTCCACTGGATGCCCGAGGAAGTGCCGCTCGGCGAGGACATGAAGGACTGGGCCGTCAATCTGAGCGACGGCGAGCGCAACCTGCTGACCCAGATCTTCCGCTTCTTCACCCAGGCGGACATCGAGGTGCAGGACAACTACATGGAACGCTACGGCCGGGTGTTCAAACCGACCGAAGTGAAGATGATGCTGGCGTCGTTCGCCAACATGGAGACCATCCACATCGCCGCCTACGCGCTGCTGCTCGAGACGATCGGCATGCCGGAGAGCGAGTTCGCCGCCTTCCTCGAGTACGAGGCGATGCGCGACAAGCACGACTTCATGCAGAAGTTCGGCGTCGAGACCAACGCCGACATCTGCCGCACCCTGGCCATGTTCGGCGGCTTCGCCGAAGGCCTGCAGCTGTTCGCCAGCTTCGCGATGCTGATGAACTTCCCGCGCTTCAACAAGATGAAGGGCATGGGCCAGATCGTGTCGTGGTCGGTGCGGGACGAGAGCCTGCACTGCGAGGGCATCATCAAGCTGTACCACGCCTTCAACAAGGAGACCGGCGCGGTCACCAAGGCCGTGGCCGACGACATCATCGACTGCTGCAAGACGGTGGTGGAGATGGAGGACAAGTTCATCGACCTGGCCTTCGAGATGGGTCCGGTCCAGGGCATGGTCCCGGACGACATCAAGACCTACATCCGCTTCATCGCCGACTGGCGCCTGCGCCAGCTGCAGCTGCCGGAAGTCTACGGCGTGAAGGAAAACCCGCTGCCATGGCTGCAGTCGCTGCTCAGCGGCGTGGAGCACGCCAACTTCTTCGAGGCCCGCGCCACCGAATACTCCAAGGCCGCGACCAAGGGCCAATGGCACGGCGAAGAGGGCGTGTGGGGCGAGTTCGACCGCCTCATGGCCCGCCGCAACGAGAACCTGCTGCCGGCGGAATAG
- a CDS encoding phage holin family protein — translation MLLIRLVLRTLVGMAGLWLADRFVPGVNIADGTTLLIAALILGVVNAVVRPVVILLTLPATLLTLGLFLLVVNAGMFSLTAYFLEGFSVAGFWPAVFGALVMTVVNWAGQLVIGPREER, via the coding sequence ATGCTGCTGATCCGTCTGGTCCTTCGCACCCTGGTCGGGATGGCCGGCCTGTGGCTGGCGGACCGCTTCGTGCCCGGCGTGAACATCGCCGACGGGACGACCCTGCTCATCGCCGCCCTGATCCTGGGCGTCGTCAACGCCGTGGTCCGGCCGGTGGTGATCCTGCTGACCCTCCCGGCGACGCTGCTGACCCTGGGCCTGTTCCTGCTGGTGGTGAACGCGGGGATGTTCAGCCTGACCGCCTATTTCCTCGAAGGCTTCAGCGTCGCCGGGTTCTGGCCGGCGGTGTTCGGGGCGCTGGTGATGACCGTGGTCAACTGGGCCGGCCAGCTGGTCATCGGCCCGCGGGAAGAGCGCTGA
- the groL gene encoding chaperonin GroEL (60 kDa chaperone family; promotes refolding of misfolded polypeptides especially under stressful conditions; forms two stacked rings of heptamers to form a barrel-shaped 14mer; ends can be capped by GroES; misfolded proteins enter the barrel where they are refolded when GroES binds) gives MAAKDVYFSSDARDRMLRGVNILANAVKVTLGPKGRNVVIEKSFGAPRSTKDGVSVAKEIELADRFENLGAQLIREVASKTNDKAGDGTTTATVLAQAIVVEGLKSVAAGMNPMDLKRGIDKAVAAVIEEIKSTSKKVSANSEIAQVGTISANGDLEVGEMIARAMEKVGNEGVITVEEAKTAETELDVVEGMQFDRGYLSPYFITNADKMETVLEEPLILLFEKKLSGLQPLLPVLEAVVQSGRPLLIIAEDIEGEALATLVVNKLRGGLRVAAVKAPGFGDRRKAMLEDIAILTGGQVISEDLGIKLESVTLDMLGKAKKVTITKDDTTIVDGSGDKDGIEARVGQIKKQIEDTTSDYDKEKLQERLAKLAGGVAVIRVGGATEVEVKEKKDRVDDALNATRAAVEEGIVPGGGIALLKGSKVLDTLTGDNDDQTAGIAIVRRALQAPIRQISENAGVEGSIVVGKVLENSSATFGFNAQTEEYGDLVKMGVIDPAKVVRTALQDAASVASLLITTEAAIVEAPKKNAPAAGGMPGGMGGMGDMDF, from the coding sequence ATGGCCGCCAAAGACGTCTATTTCTCCTCCGACGCGCGCGACCGCATGCTGCGCGGCGTCAACATCCTCGCCAACGCGGTGAAGGTGACCCTCGGCCCCAAGGGCCGCAACGTCGTGATCGAAAAGTCCTTCGGCGCCCCGCGCTCGACCAAGGACGGCGTCTCGGTCGCCAAGGAAATCGAACTGGCTGACCGCTTCGAGAACCTCGGCGCCCAGCTGATCCGCGAAGTCGCCTCCAAGACCAACGACAAGGCCGGCGACGGCACCACCACCGCCACCGTCCTGGCCCAGGCGATCGTCGTCGAAGGCCTGAAGTCGGTCGCGGCCGGCATGAACCCGATGGACCTGAAGCGCGGCATCGACAAGGCCGTCGCCGCGGTGATCGAAGAGATCAAGAGCACCTCGAAGAAGGTCTCGGCCAACAGCGAGATCGCTCAGGTCGGCACCATCTCGGCCAACGGCGACCTGGAAGTCGGCGAGATGATCGCCCGCGCCATGGAAAAGGTCGGCAACGAGGGCGTGATCACCGTCGAGGAAGCCAAGACCGCCGAAACCGAGCTCGACGTCGTCGAAGGCATGCAGTTCGACCGCGGCTACCTGTCGCCGTACTTCATCACCAACGCCGACAAGATGGAAACGGTGCTCGAAGAGCCCCTGATCCTGCTGTTCGAGAAGAAGCTCTCGGGCCTGCAGCCGCTGCTGCCGGTGCTGGAAGCCGTGGTCCAGTCGGGCCGCCCGCTGCTGATCATCGCGGAAGACATCGAAGGCGAAGCCCTGGCCACCCTGGTGGTCAACAAGCTGCGCGGCGGCCTGCGCGTCGCGGCCGTCAAGGCTCCGGGCTTCGGCGACCGCCGCAAGGCCATGCTGGAAGACATCGCCATCCTGACGGGCGGCCAGGTCATCAGCGAAGACCTGGGCATCAAGCTCGAGTCGGTCACCCTGGACATGCTCGGCAAGGCCAAGAAGGTCACCATCACCAAGGACGACACCACGATCGTCGACGGTTCGGGCGACAAGGACGGCATCGAAGCCCGCGTCGGCCAGATCAAGAAGCAGATCGAAGACACCACCAGCGACTACGACAAGGAAAAGCTGCAAGAGCGTCTGGCCAAGCTGGCCGGCGGCGTTGCGGTGATCCGCGTCGGCGGCGCCACGGAAGTCGAAGTGAAGGAAAAGAAGGACCGCGTCGACGACGCCCTGAACGCGACCCGCGCGGCCGTGGAAGAAGGCATCGTCCCCGGCGGCGGCATCGCGCTGCTGAAGGGCTCGAAGGTCCTCGACACCCTGACCGGCGACAACGACGACCAGACCGCGGGCATCGCCATCGTGCGTCGCGCGCTGCAGGCGCCGATCCGTCAGATCTCGGAAAACGCCGGCGTCGAAGGCTCGATCGTCGTGGGCAAGGTGCTGGAAAACAGCTCGGCCACCTTCGGCTTCAATGCCCAGACGGAAGAGTACGGCGACCTGGTGAAGATGGGCGTCATCGACCCGGCCAAGGTCGTCCGCACGGCTCTGCAGGACGCGGCCTCGGTCGCCAGCCTGCTGATCACCACCGAAGCGGCGATCGTCGAAGCCCCGAAGAAGAACGCTCCGGCCGCCGGCGGCATGCCGGGCGGCATGGGCGGCATGGGCGACATGGACTTCTAA
- the groES gene encoding co-chaperone GroES: MKFRPLGDRVLVKRVEEEEKTKGGIIIPDTAKEKPQEGEVIAVGPGARDEDGDYIKPDVKVGDKILFGKWSGTEVKVDGQDLLIMKESDILGVVEA; encoded by the coding sequence ATGAAGTTTCGTCCTCTTGGCGACCGCGTCCTGGTGAAGCGCGTCGAGGAAGAAGAGAAGACCAAGGGCGGGATCATCATCCCCGACACCGCCAAGGAAAAGCCGCAGGAAGGCGAAGTCATCGCCGTCGGCCCCGGCGCCCGCGATGAAGACGGCGACTACATCAAGCCGGACGTGAAGGTCGGCGACAAGATCCTGTTCGGCAAGTGGTCCGGCACCGAAGTGAAGGTGGACGGCCAGGACCTGCTGATCATGAAGGAAAGCGACATCCTGGGCGTGGTCGAGGCCTAA
- a CDS encoding TonB-dependent receptor plug domain-containing protein codes for MATTLLCGATFAAPFAYAQTEEAADVEAVVVTGSRIKRDTFNTPMPIASVSAETIQDSGNVILGDVLMDLPMVNANSNAQNTSSTLFNSGQARIDLRGLGATRTLVLVDGRRHVFSDAASPAVDLNMIPSLMVERLDAVPGAASAVYGSEAIAGVVNIIMKKKQDGFLFDVQGGLSQQSDGGEFRAGASWGGRFFDDRLNVIVGGEYARQEAIMQADRKWAYPGIRRNTANPQTIVPQSKTNTSPYATFQLRSGPIPGATEAFDPTKHAYAVTLDVRDRTKVTQLSTPCSTATVQSNCQDDALFYGQIYNALQGEVERGTIRGYAEYELTSNVNVFGELSYAKVNGRGISQPAFSPAAGGPTTMPVAIFGDNAFLAGNTSTAADLRYHWVRSGKDFTSGSSAQVGKFWQEFGGRDTEIERETLRAVIGMNGDFEFLNRNISWDWYGQYGETTGKTTAFNVPNVKKVQMATDAILVGGNVVCRATTSADPAVRAAAAGCVPWNLVDGPSAAAVAYANANAYGEQTIKQTVLSANASTDLFDLPAGPVGFAFGAEYRKEESRFQQDALSASGALFFNSIGTRAGEYDVKDVYAELRVPLLKNVPFAEELTFEAAGRISDYSTIGTADQWRLALEWAPIQDIRFRANRGTAVRAPNIVELYAPQSTNFTPANTPPQDPCDSVVYAGATAAQKAARNITCAAAIANWNPATFTSNIGNNRPTLRLLQGGNPDLKPEEATTNQVGVVIQPRFAPGFSMSIDWYRVELEQQIGLVPLQTLLSDLCYDSSTPYASNPFCAAIQRNATGGVDHVKLVNQNVAAVNVEGYDVSTQYRFRPSEIFNGAFAAPTGGDLGDVTLRLDVTRQYTFDLQGLPGQPFTGLANTIPNATPEWKANFAATWAVDKFRFQWQTRYIGSMAVQVPSVPVSSLSPYYTDDYFTHDLRMTYRMNDDVSFRAGVVNFTDEQPPYLPETFTGTGTGASSYDNRGRFFFVGATVSY; via the coding sequence TTGGCGACCACGCTGCTCTGCGGCGCGACCTTCGCCGCTCCCTTCGCGTACGCGCAGACCGAAGAGGCCGCCGACGTCGAAGCGGTCGTCGTCACCGGCTCGCGGATCAAGCGCGACACCTTCAACACCCCGATGCCGATCGCGTCGGTCAGCGCTGAAACCATCCAGGATTCGGGCAACGTCATCCTCGGCGACGTCCTGATGGACCTGCCGATGGTCAACGCCAACAGCAACGCCCAGAACACCTCCTCGACGCTGTTCAACTCCGGCCAGGCGCGGATCGACCTGCGCGGCCTGGGCGCGACGCGCACGCTGGTGCTGGTCGACGGCCGCCGTCACGTGTTCAGCGACGCCGCCTCGCCGGCCGTCGACCTGAACATGATCCCGTCGCTGATGGTCGAGCGTCTCGACGCCGTCCCGGGCGCCGCTTCGGCCGTCTACGGCTCGGAAGCCATCGCCGGCGTCGTCAACATCATCATGAAGAAGAAGCAGGACGGCTTCCTGTTCGACGTCCAGGGCGGCCTCTCGCAACAGAGCGACGGCGGCGAGTTCCGCGCCGGCGCGAGCTGGGGCGGCCGCTTCTTCGATGACCGCCTGAACGTGATCGTCGGCGGCGAGTACGCCCGCCAGGAAGCGATCATGCAGGCCGACCGCAAGTGGGCCTACCCGGGCATCCGCCGCAACACGGCCAACCCGCAGACGATCGTTCCGCAGAGCAAGACGAACACCTCGCCCTACGCGACCTTCCAGCTTCGCAGCGGCCCGATCCCGGGTGCGACCGAAGCGTTCGATCCGACCAAGCATGCCTACGCCGTCACGCTCGACGTGCGGGACCGCACCAAGGTCACCCAGCTGTCGACCCCCTGCTCGACGGCGACCGTCCAGTCCAACTGCCAGGACGACGCGCTGTTCTACGGCCAGATTTACAACGCGCTGCAGGGCGAAGTCGAACGCGGCACGATCCGCGGCTACGCCGAGTACGAACTGACCAGCAACGTCAACGTCTTCGGCGAGCTGAGCTACGCCAAGGTCAACGGCCGCGGCATCTCGCAGCCGGCCTTCTCGCCGGCCGCCGGCGGCCCCACGACCATGCCGGTCGCCATCTTCGGCGACAACGCCTTCCTGGCCGGCAACACCTCGACGGCGGCCGATCTGCGCTACCACTGGGTGCGCTCGGGCAAGGACTTCACCAGCGGCTCCAGCGCCCAGGTCGGCAAGTTCTGGCAGGAGTTCGGCGGCCGTGACACCGAGATCGAGCGCGAGACCCTGCGCGCGGTCATCGGCATGAACGGCGACTTCGAGTTCCTGAACCGGAACATCAGCTGGGATTGGTACGGCCAGTACGGCGAGACGACCGGCAAGACGACCGCCTTCAACGTCCCGAACGTGAAGAAGGTCCAGATGGCGACGGACGCGATCCTGGTGGGCGGCAATGTCGTCTGCCGCGCGACCACGTCCGCGGACCCGGCCGTCCGCGCCGCCGCCGCCGGCTGCGTGCCGTGGAACCTGGTCGACGGCCCGTCGGCCGCCGCGGTGGCCTACGCCAACGCCAACGCCTACGGCGAACAGACGATCAAGCAGACGGTCCTGTCGGCCAACGCCTCGACCGACCTGTTCGACCTGCCGGCCGGCCCGGTCGGCTTCGCCTTCGGCGCCGAGTACCGCAAGGAAGAAAGCCGCTTCCAGCAGGACGCCCTGAGCGCCAGCGGCGCGCTGTTCTTCAACTCGATCGGCACCCGCGCCGGCGAGTACGACGTGAAGGACGTCTACGCCGAGCTTCGCGTTCCGCTGCTGAAGAACGTGCCGTTCGCCGAGGAGCTGACCTTCGAAGCCGCCGGCCGCATCAGCGACTACTCGACCATCGGCACCGCCGACCAATGGCGTCTGGCGCTGGAGTGGGCTCCGATCCAGGACATCCGCTTCCGGGCCAACCGCGGCACCGCCGTGCGGGCGCCGAACATCGTCGAGCTGTACGCGCCGCAAAGCACGAACTTCACCCCGGCCAACACCCCGCCGCAGGATCCCTGCGACTCGGTGGTGTACGCGGGTGCGACCGCCGCCCAGAAGGCCGCCCGGAACATCACCTGCGCCGCGGCGATCGCCAACTGGAACCCGGCGACCTTCACCTCGAACATCGGCAACAACCGTCCGACGCTGCGGCTCCTGCAAGGCGGCAACCCGGACCTGAAGCCGGAAGAGGCGACCACCAACCAGGTCGGCGTCGTGATCCAGCCGCGCTTCGCGCCGGGCTTCTCGATGTCGATCGACTGGTACCGGGTCGAGCTCGAGCAGCAGATCGGCCTCGTGCCGCTGCAGACGCTGCTGTCGGATCTCTGCTACGACTCGTCGACGCCCTACGCGTCGAACCCGTTCTGCGCGGCCATCCAGCGTAACGCCACCGGCGGCGTCGACCACGTCAAACTGGTCAACCAGAACGTGGCGGCGGTGAACGTCGAAGGCTACGACGTCTCGACTCAGTACCGCTTCCGTCCGAGCGAGATCTTCAACGGCGCCTTCGCGGCTCCGACCGGCGGCGACCTCGGCGACGTCACCCTGCGTCTCGACGTCACCCGTCAGTACACCTTCGACCTGCAGGGTCTGCCGGGTCAGCCGTTCACCGGCCTGGCCAACACGATCCCGAACGCCACGCCGGAGTGGAAGGCCAACTTCGCCGCCACCTGGGCCGTGGATAAGTTCCGCTTCCAGTGGCAGACCCGCTACATCGGTTCGATGGCGGTGCAGGTCCCCAGCGTGCCGGTCAGCTCGCTGAGCCCGTACTACACCGACGACTACTTCACGCATGACCTGCGCATGACCTACCGGATGAACGACGACGTGTCGTTCCGCGCCGGCGTCGTGAACTTCACCGACGAGCAACCGCCGTACCTGCCGGAAACCTTCACCGGCACGGGCACGGGCGCTTCGTCCTACGACAACCGCGGCCGCTTCTTCTTCGTGGGCGCGACCGTCAGCTACTAA
- a CDS encoding VOC family protein, protein MLDHITFGISDYARSTAFYDAALAPLGLKQLFVVPPEHAGGVQCVGYGADRPFFWIAQDDPTRGKLHIALAAANRAAVDAFYAAALAAGGRDNGPPGPRPHYHADYYGAFVLDPDGHNIEAVCHAPA, encoded by the coding sequence ATGCTCGATCACATCACCTTCGGAATCAGCGACTACGCGCGCTCGACGGCCTTCTATGACGCGGCCCTGGCGCCCCTGGGCCTGAAGCAGCTGTTCGTCGTGCCGCCCGAGCACGCCGGCGGCGTCCAGTGCGTCGGCTACGGCGCCGATCGTCCCTTCTTCTGGATCGCCCAGGACGATCCGACGCGCGGCAAGCTGCACATCGCCCTCGCCGCCGCCAACCGCGCGGCCGTGGACGCCTTCTACGCCGCCGCCCTGGCCGCCGGAGGGCGGGACAACGGCCCGCCGGGCCCTCGCCCGCACTATCACGCCGACTACTACGGGGCCTTCGTGCTCGACCCGGACGGCCACAACATCGAGGCCGTCTGTCACGCTCCGGCCTAG
- a CDS encoding DUF4345 family protein, whose product MIPFILAVLACCLAGGMGGYVLARPDEALQRAGLAPAEDNRAALAGVRGFGGLLVLAHGGTAALLGYYPSVGASMALALALAWAGAAVGRAASTAIDRRVDGASIQALPFEVLMGLTLSLPFWAGRQFDPSPAVWV is encoded by the coding sequence TTGATCCCCTTCATCCTGGCCGTTCTGGCCTGCTGCCTGGCAGGCGGAATGGGCGGCTATGTCCTGGCGCGGCCGGACGAAGCGCTCCAGCGGGCCGGTCTTGCGCCTGCCGAAGACAACCGCGCGGCCCTCGCGGGCGTGCGCGGGTTCGGCGGCCTGCTCGTGCTCGCCCACGGCGGAACGGCGGCGCTGCTCGGCTACTACCCGAGCGTCGGCGCCAGCATGGCCCTGGCCCTCGCCTTGGCCTGGGCCGGCGCGGCCGTGGGACGGGCGGCCTCCACCGCGATCGACCGCCGGGTCGACGGCGCCTCGATCCAGGCCCTGCCGTTCGAGGTGCTGATGGGTCTGACCCTGTCCCTGCCCTTCTGGGCCGGACGCCAGTTCGACCCCAGCCCGGCCGTGTGGGTCTAG
- a CDS encoding M23 family metallopeptidase yields MRPLALALLTALLATPAIAAPPEIRAYPSAPLHSYPLDSVHGVQGLVVHNIAVVNTTGAPLTIEAVDLELLREQSVVDRRTLDGAVLTAAAKRGAALQAAGMIDAIGFQFGDVLGRPPAKLAAAPVLASGQALLITDQVFGWTGKRDALRVVVRSTGGGETAMRVLPLAATAPEARYAFPMKGVFYVQAAPSLNTHHRWVVPEAFALDIGQLGAGGLSYRGDGARFADYYVYGQPVLAAADGEVVQVISDQVEDATAVRKPGESQQAYFGRIQRWQGALMAKGLDALGGNLVIVRHPWGEYSVYAHLKPGPAAVRVGQAVKAGQLLGHVGSSGSSTEPHLHFHVCDAPSALACVGLPVAFTNVENPLALLPGAIQSGDMVVTK; encoded by the coding sequence GTGCGCCCGCTCGCCCTCGCCCTGCTGACCGCCCTGCTGGCGACCCCAGCTATCGCGGCTCCGCCCGAAATCCGCGCCTATCCGTCGGCGCCGCTCCACAGCTATCCGCTCGACAGCGTCCATGGCGTCCAAGGTCTCGTCGTCCACAACATCGCCGTGGTGAACACCACCGGCGCGCCGCTGACGATCGAGGCCGTCGACCTCGAGCTGCTGCGGGAGCAGAGCGTCGTTGATCGCCGCACGCTGGACGGCGCGGTTCTCACGGCGGCCGCGAAGCGCGGCGCGGCGCTCCAGGCCGCGGGCATGATCGACGCGATCGGCTTCCAGTTCGGCGACGTGCTGGGCAGGCCTCCCGCCAAGCTGGCCGCCGCCCCTGTCCTGGCGTCCGGCCAGGCTCTGCTGATCACCGACCAGGTCTTCGGCTGGACCGGCAAGCGCGACGCTCTGCGCGTCGTGGTCCGGTCGACCGGCGGCGGCGAAACGGCGATGCGCGTCCTGCCGCTGGCGGCGACCGCTCCGGAGGCGCGCTACGCCTTTCCGATGAAGGGCGTCTTCTACGTCCAGGCCGCCCCGAGCCTGAACACCCATCACCGCTGGGTCGTGCCCGAGGCCTTCGCGCTGGACATCGGCCAGCTGGGCGCCGGCGGGCTCAGCTATCGGGGCGACGGCGCGCGCTTCGCCGACTACTACGTCTACGGCCAGCCGGTCCTGGCCGCCGCGGACGGCGAGGTGGTTCAGGTGATCTCGGACCAGGTTGAGGACGCCACGGCGGTCCGCAAGCCGGGCGAGAGCCAGCAGGCCTACTTCGGCCGGATTCAGCGGTGGCAGGGCGCCCTGATGGCCAAGGGCCTCGACGCCCTGGGCGGCAACCTGGTGATCGTCCGCCATCCCTGGGGCGAGTACAGCGTCTACGCCCACCTCAAGCCCGGGCCCGCGGCGGTGAGAGTCGGCCAGGCGGTCAAGGCGGGGCAGCTGCTTGGCCACGTCGGCAGCTCGGGCTCGTCGACGGAGCCGCATCTGCATTTCCACGTCTGCGATGCGCCCAGCGCCCTGGCCTGCGTCGGCCTGCCGGTCGCCTTCACCAACGTCGAGAACCCCCTGGCCCTGCTGCCGGGTGCGATTCAGAGCGGCGACATGGTGGTGACGAAGTAG
- a CDS encoding DUF6655 family protein — translation MSSCATPLETTPGRTATEQLLISNAADEAASRLSLPMVEGRKVFLDAGSFSGEGAAYARASLRGALIRQGAILEDDRAAAEIVVEARLGALGIDQVNRVLGVPQMTLPMSSNLTLATIPELTLYSRRDRVGIAEMTVLVYEPRTGRLLAALTPLVGDVRIRSHKLLMILSWGQRQLQPGQTEETPSWRQF, via the coding sequence ATGTCTTCCTGCGCCACTCCGCTCGAGACGACGCCCGGCCGCACGGCCACTGAACAGCTGTTGATCTCCAATGCGGCCGACGAAGCGGCTTCTCGGCTCAGCCTGCCGATGGTCGAGGGGCGGAAGGTGTTCCTGGACGCCGGCAGTTTCAGCGGCGAAGGCGCCGCCTATGCCAGGGCTTCGCTGCGCGGTGCGCTCATCCGGCAAGGCGCGATCCTGGAGGATGATCGGGCCGCGGCCGAGATCGTCGTCGAGGCCCGTCTTGGCGCGCTGGGGATCGATCAGGTCAACCGCGTGCTCGGGGTGCCGCAGATGACCCTGCCGATGTCGTCGAACCTGACCCTGGCGACGATCCCGGAACTGACTCTCTACAGCCGCCGAGACCGCGTGGGCATCGCCGAGATGACGGTGCTGGTCTACGAGCCTCGCACCGGCCGCCTGCTTGCGGCGCTGACGCCGCTGGTCGGCGACGTGCGCATCCGCAGCCACAAGCTCCTGATGATCCTGTCCTGGGGGCAACGCCAACTGCAGCCCGGCCAAACTGAGGAAACGCCCTCGTGGCGTCAGTTCTGA